In one Brevibacillus composti genomic region, the following are encoded:
- a CDS encoding RidA family protein — MGISFVSTNQAPAAIGPYSQAVKAGSFLYASGQIPLRPDGTLVEGDIVAQTHQVFANIKGVLAEAGLTLSDVVKATVFIKNMDDFGRLNEVYGHYFGDHKPARSTVEVARLPRDVQVEIEVIAYLGE; from the coding sequence ATGGGAATTTCATTCGTATCCACCAATCAAGCTCCGGCAGCAATCGGACCGTATAGTCAAGCCGTCAAGGCAGGTTCCTTTTTGTACGCCTCCGGCCAGATTCCGCTCCGTCCGGACGGCACGTTGGTCGAAGGGGACATCGTCGCGCAGACTCATCAGGTATTTGCCAACATCAAAGGGGTGCTGGCAGAAGCAGGCTTGACCCTGTCGGACGTCGTAAAGGCTACCGTGTTTATCAAAAACATGGACGACTTTGGTCGCTTGAATGAAGTGTACGGCCACTATTTCGGAGATCATAAGCCCGCCCGTTCGACTGTGGAAGTCGCCCGACTGCCTCGCGATGTACAGGTGGAAATCGAAGTCATCGCCTATTTGGGCGAGTAA
- the spoVG gene encoding septation regulator SpoVG: MEVTDVRLRRVNTDGRMKAIASITIDHEFVVHDIRVIDGNNGMFVAMPSKRTPDGEFRDIAHPISSATREKIQAAVLSEYERVGQEEESTIEAGA; this comes from the coding sequence ATGGAAGTAACAGATGTTAGACTTCGCCGCGTGAATACGGATGGTCGTATGAAAGCCATTGCATCCATTACCATCGACCACGAATTTGTGGTTCATGATATCCGTGTAATCGACGGAAACAATGGCATGTTCGTAGCAATGCCGAGCAAGCGCACCCCCGATGGGGAATTCCGCGATATTGCTCATCCGATTTCCTCGGCGACGCGCGAAAAGATTCAGGCAGCAGTACTAAGCGAATATGAGCGTGTAGGTCAGGAAGAAGAGAGCACCATCGAAGCAGGCGCATAA
- a CDS encoding CobW family GTP-binding protein, whose translation MKAGVYILTGYLGSGKTTLLQKLLAYLRKRDGQVVVLMNEMGEEDIDGEQLQGFGFPVKKLLDGCICCSIQGELTEGLKEILSSFTPDHILIETTGVADPVDVVDALAHPELYDNLDLKGIVSVVDASRFRDLNSRFSSKGSLVKTIRNQVKYADLLLLNKSDLVSADALEKVKAKVSELNPYAPVHVTIHGEMELDQLLWVKRIGEKAALERESGRTGGPAVQKSIGKLSVLGKVKQSLGLDRSEPSLYNSIETFSYHFTGPVDGEKFEDFLWDLPKNVYRAKGYVLFKGRDELISFQHTDNQVHLFPFENFGPKMVAVFIGEGLDKEKIIADLQACYA comes from the coding sequence ATGAAGGCCGGCGTCTATATCTTGACGGGCTATCTGGGCAGCGGAAAAACGACCCTGCTGCAGAAGCTGCTCGCCTATTTGCGCAAACGGGACGGGCAGGTGGTTGTTCTGATGAACGAAATGGGCGAAGAAGACATTGACGGCGAACAGCTGCAAGGCTTCGGCTTTCCCGTGAAGAAACTCCTCGATGGATGCATCTGCTGCTCGATCCAAGGTGAGTTGACAGAGGGGCTGAAGGAGATTCTCTCCAGTTTTACGCCCGACCATATCCTGATCGAAACGACCGGGGTGGCTGACCCGGTGGATGTCGTGGACGCGCTGGCACATCCGGAACTCTACGACAATCTGGACCTCAAAGGGATTGTCAGCGTAGTGGACGCTTCCCGTTTTCGCGATCTGAACTCCCGCTTTTCATCCAAAGGCTCGCTGGTCAAGACCATCCGCAATCAGGTCAAATACGCCGATTTGCTTCTATTAAATAAAAGCGATCTGGTCTCTGCCGACGCCTTGGAAAAAGTGAAAGCCAAGGTGTCCGAGCTGAATCCCTACGCCCCGGTCCACGTCACCATCCACGGGGAGATGGAGCTCGATCAGCTGCTTTGGGTAAAGCGGATTGGGGAAAAGGCAGCACTGGAGAGAGAATCAGGACGGACGGGCGGTCCCGCCGTGCAAAAAAGCATCGGCAAGCTGTCCGTTTTGGGAAAAGTGAAGCAGTCTCTCGGGCTGGATCGTTCCGAACCCTCTTTGTACAATAGTATTGAAACATTTTCCTACCATTTTACTGGGCCGGTCGATGGAGAAAAATTCGAGGATTTTCTTTGGGATCTGCCGAAAAACGTCTACCGCGCCAAAGGCTATGTGCTCTTCAAGGGGCGGGATGAACTGATCTCTTTTCAGCATACGGATAATCAGGTTCATTTGTTTCCCTTTGAAAATTTTGGGCCAAAAATGGTCGCGGTGTTTATAGGAGAAGGATTGGACAAGGAAAAAATCATTGCAGATTTGCAAGCCTGCTATGCATGA
- the glmU gene encoding bifunctional UDP-N-acetylglucosamine diphosphorylase/glucosamine-1-phosphate N-acetyltransferase GlmU produces MSNIHAVVLAAGQGTRMKSKLYKVLHPVCGKPMVQHVVDTLASMRVEDVVVVVGHGADTVQAALGDRVKYALQSEQLGTAHAVQQAAPLLQGKEGTTFILYGDVPLLSEETLTELLRFHEEQQAAATVLTAVLPDPTGYGRMVRNAAGEVVKIVEHKDASEEVRAIKEINTGIYCFDNQKLWNTLAQVKNDNVQGEYYVTDCIGILRDAGEKVVAFEARDPDETMGVNDRAQLSEAEAYMRKRIAVRHMKNGVSIIDPLSTYIEADVEIGPDTVIQPGTYLRRGTTIGSDCVIGPQADLRNTRVADGVTISYSVLIDAQVDSQTTIGPFAYVRPGTEIGPNAKIGDFVELKNAKIGKGSKVPHHSYLGDAEIGEDVNIGCGTITVNYDGAVKHKTVVKDGAFIGCNTNLVAPVTVGKNAYVAAGSTINLDVPDDALAIARERQVNKPGYAKKMPRKGKKE; encoded by the coding sequence ATGTCGAATATCCATGCCGTAGTACTAGCAGCAGGTCAAGGAACACGGATGAAGTCAAAGCTGTACAAAGTCCTGCATCCCGTTTGCGGAAAGCCGATGGTCCAGCATGTCGTGGATACGCTGGCGTCCATGCGGGTGGAGGATGTCGTGGTCGTCGTCGGACATGGTGCCGACACGGTTCAGGCTGCACTGGGCGATCGGGTGAAGTACGCCCTGCAAAGTGAACAGCTGGGTACAGCTCATGCCGTGCAGCAGGCGGCGCCGCTTTTACAGGGAAAAGAAGGAACGACGTTTATTTTGTACGGCGATGTCCCCCTCTTGTCCGAGGAGACATTGACGGAGCTGTTGCGTTTTCATGAGGAGCAGCAGGCGGCAGCGACTGTGCTGACAGCGGTGTTGCCCGACCCGACCGGATATGGCCGGATGGTCCGCAACGCTGCTGGCGAAGTTGTAAAAATCGTCGAACATAAGGACGCCTCTGAAGAGGTACGGGCGATCAAAGAGATTAATACAGGCATATACTGTTTTGACAACCAAAAATTGTGGAATACACTGGCCCAGGTGAAAAATGATAACGTACAAGGAGAATACTATGTGACAGATTGCATTGGTATTCTTCGGGATGCCGGTGAGAAGGTAGTCGCCTTCGAAGCAAGGGATCCGGATGAAACCATGGGTGTCAACGACCGTGCACAGTTGTCAGAAGCGGAAGCTTATATGCGCAAGCGCATTGCCGTTCGCCATATGAAAAACGGCGTATCGATTATCGATCCGCTGTCCACGTATATTGAGGCAGATGTCGAGATTGGGCCGGATACCGTGATCCAGCCGGGCACCTACCTGCGGAGAGGGACAACCATCGGCAGCGATTGCGTCATCGGGCCGCAGGCAGATCTGCGCAATACGCGCGTGGCAGACGGTGTGACCATCTCTTACTCGGTACTCATTGATGCACAGGTGGACAGTCAGACGACTATCGGCCCGTTTGCCTATGTGCGTCCGGGGACGGAGATCGGTCCGAACGCAAAAATTGGCGATTTTGTGGAATTGAAAAATGCGAAAATTGGCAAGGGGTCCAAGGTGCCCCACCACAGCTATCTGGGTGACGCGGAAATTGGCGAAGATGTCAACATCGGTTGCGGCACTATCACGGTAAACTACGATGGTGCGGTCAAGCATAAAACCGTCGTGAAGGATGGCGCTTTTATTGGTTGCAATACCAATCTGGTGGCCCCGGTAACTGTCGGGAAGAACGCATATGTAGCAGCCGGCTCCACGATCAATCTGGATGTGCCGGATGACGCGCTGGCCATTGCCCGCGAACGTCAGGTGAACAAACCAGGATATGCAAAAAAAATGCCGCGAAAAGGCAAAAAGGAATAA
- a CDS encoding ribose-phosphate diphosphokinase → MANYRDPKLKVFTCNANPQLAKEIAEHIGVPLGNSEAVRFSDGECQIKLNESVRGCDVFVIQPTSAPVNEHLMELLVMVDALKRASAKSINVVIPYYGYARQDRKARARDPITAKLVANLIETAGAHRVITMDLHATQIQGFFDIPVDHLLGVPILGKYFSEKGLKDIVVVSPDHGGVTRARRLAERLEAPIAIIDKRRPEPNVAEVMNIVGNIDGKTAIIIDDIIDTAGTITLAASALIEAGARDVYACCTHPVLSGPAIERIANSKISELVVTNTIPLTQEQLIDKIKVLSVAPIIGEAIIRVHEELSVSKLFD, encoded by the coding sequence ATGGCTAATTACCGCGACCCCAAACTGAAGGTATTTACGTGCAATGCAAACCCTCAGCTGGCGAAGGAGATTGCCGAGCACATCGGCGTCCCGCTGGGCAATTCGGAAGCCGTACGCTTCAGCGATGGCGAATGTCAGATCAAATTGAACGAAAGCGTGCGGGGCTGTGATGTCTTTGTCATCCAACCCACCTCGGCACCGGTAAACGAACATCTGATGGAGCTTTTGGTCATGGTGGATGCACTGAAGCGCGCTTCGGCCAAAAGCATCAACGTCGTCATCCCCTACTACGGGTATGCTCGCCAGGACCGCAAAGCGCGCGCCCGCGATCCGATTACGGCCAAACTGGTTGCCAATCTGATCGAGACGGCCGGTGCGCACCGCGTCATCACGATGGATTTGCATGCGACCCAGATCCAGGGATTCTTTGACATCCCGGTCGATCATCTGCTGGGAGTACCGATTTTGGGCAAATACTTCTCCGAGAAGGGGCTGAAAGACATCGTCGTCGTCTCCCCTGACCACGGTGGCGTGACGCGCGCCCGCAGACTGGCCGAACGTCTGGAAGCGCCGATCGCGATTATCGACAAACGCCGCCCGGAGCCAAACGTCGCGGAAGTGATGAATATCGTCGGAAACATCGACGGGAAAACAGCCATTATCATCGATGACATCATTGACACAGCGGGCACGATCACGCTCGCAGCCAGCGCCCTGATTGAGGCAGGTGCTCGTGATGTCTACGCATGCTGCACACATCCGGTCCTCTCTGGCCCTGCCATTGAACGGATCGCCAACTCGAAAATCAGCGAACTCGTCGTGACCAATACCATTCCGCTGACGCAGGAACAGCTCATTGACAAAATCAAGGTGCTGTCGGTTGCGCCGATTATTGGGGAAGCCATTATCCGCGTGCATGAAGAACTGTCGGTCAGCAAGCTGTTTGACTAA
- a CDS encoding 50S ribosomal protein L25 — translation MEAIQASIRRKGETTNKGLRRRGWIPAVIYGSDIENLPIQVEGRQLDQALRQQTTNKPFSLVINGNEHMVMVYELQRHPVMGNILHADFKKINMNEKVHTSVPILMTGDPELGVATLVRHSVEISCLPGNIPESFTVNVDGLQIGDVVLVKDLEVPPNIDLGLDEMEVVISVLPVKAKSDESIEAEQAAEATAENAAAQTDDAQKV, via the coding sequence ATGGAAGCGATACAGGCGAGCATTCGCCGCAAGGGAGAGACGACGAACAAAGGATTGAGACGAAGAGGCTGGATTCCCGCCGTCATTTACGGTTCCGACATTGAAAATCTTCCGATTCAGGTAGAAGGACGCCAGTTGGATCAGGCTCTCCGTCAGCAGACGACGAACAAGCCCTTTTCCCTGGTGATCAATGGAAACGAGCACATGGTAATGGTCTACGAGCTGCAGCGCCATCCGGTGATGGGGAATATCCTGCACGCTGATTTTAAAAAGATCAATATGAATGAAAAAGTTCATACGAGTGTTCCGATTCTCATGACGGGAGACCCGGAGCTGGGAGTGGCCACGCTGGTCCGCCACAGTGTAGAGATCTCCTGCCTCCCTGGAAATATTCCCGAGTCGTTTACCGTGAATGTAGACGGTCTGCAGATCGGGGACGTGGTGCTGGTCAAGGATCTGGAAGTTCCGCCAAATATCGACCTCGGTCTGGACGAGATGGAAGTCGTCATCAGCGTTCTGCCGGTAAAAGCCAAATCGGATGAGTCGATCGAGGCCGAGCAGGCGGCGGAAGCGACGGCGGAAAATGCCGCCGCGCAAACGGACGATGCACAAAAGGTCTAG
- the pth gene encoding aminoacyl-tRNA hydrolase, with protein sequence MKVIIGLGNPGKKYEDTRHNAGFLAIDKIKDKWNIPVQQNKFRALVGEGRIEEEKVLLVKPQTYMNLSGESVAEILKFYKLGPEDIVVIYDDLDLPPGQLRLREKGSAGGHNGIKSLIQHMGTQEFKRIKIGIGRPEPGRSVSDYVLHPFSATERPLIDEAAELAAAAAAMWTREPFVKVMNQYNTTAKP encoded by the coding sequence GTGAAAGTAATCATCGGACTGGGCAATCCCGGCAAAAAATATGAAGATACTAGACATAATGCTGGTTTTTTAGCCATAGATAAAATTAAAGACAAATGGAACATACCTGTTCAGCAGAACAAATTCCGTGCGTTGGTCGGCGAAGGACGGATCGAGGAAGAGAAGGTACTCCTCGTGAAGCCGCAGACCTACATGAACCTGTCTGGCGAATCCGTAGCCGAAATCTTGAAGTTTTACAAACTAGGGCCGGAGGACATCGTGGTCATCTACGATGATCTCGATCTGCCCCCTGGACAACTCCGCCTCAGGGAAAAAGGAAGCGCAGGCGGCCATAATGGCATCAAATCGCTGATTCAGCATATGGGGACCCAGGAGTTTAAGCGGATCAAAATCGGGATCGGCCGTCCGGAGCCGGGCCGGAGCGTCAGCGATTATGTGCTTCACCCTTTTTCTGCGACAGAGCGTCCGCTGATCGATGAAGCCGCCGAGCTGGCTGCAGCTGCGGCTGCGATGTGGACGCGAGAGCCGTTTGTAAAAGTGATGAATCAGTACAACACGACCGCCAAACCTTAG
- a CDS encoding anti-sigma-F factor Fin, translating to MSIRYECRCCGMRIAEFDETQVSEEQLGLNSLTEEERALIISRELGGDTVVSITCGYCRDGLQLYPELSLIGNPLQ from the coding sequence ATGAGCATTCGCTATGAATGCCGCTGCTGCGGCATGAGGATCGCGGAGTTTGACGAAACCCAGGTATCGGAGGAACAGCTGGGGTTGAACTCCTTGACCGAAGAGGAACGTGCTCTTATAATATCCAGAGAACTAGGGGGAGACACCGTGGTCAGCATCACGTGCGGTTATTGCCGCGACGGGCTGCAATTGTACCCGGAGCTCTCATTGATAGGGAACCCGTTGCAATAA